From Oreochromis niloticus isolate F11D_XX linkage group LG14, O_niloticus_UMD_NMBU, whole genome shotgun sequence, one genomic window encodes:
- the LOC102080642 gene encoding uncharacterized protein LOC102080642 isoform X1, with amino-acid sequence MIPFRALGFVCLIIGFSAAYEPAAGANAASKNHCSRKDCNGIQYDIQEAACCENKLHPGSNLFCCGKEPYNPGTATCCKVQHGKILTASVTQGLSEKVSKCCDLKAYNPVNEMCCQSTIISKPGPMAECCVKDVFDEDKQLCCGPADNKTILVRNSRHHECCGHSQYDTETQCCCSNEEKMEIQSKDSSCCVKNFTPGLSSGNTTFNKPSPKHGYCGEEIYDMENKLCCGPNNDKKILTKKSRDHVCCHHGQFNVKTECCCYNNHIAEVQLTNSSCCMKQQIFKLQPKCTEPNTHLCGSSCYNPKQNRCCESNHEPHSLDNSGQRKATATVYNPHTQVCCDGRVSPWKPWIDQCCGETPYGSAQRGALSCNKTLYEDRYDGEECSEMGIPYNPAKGTICCSQFHGSPGQHCCGTEIYRPRTEICCNGHRHLKSENIHCCGVKAYNIKDPQMKCCAGTLYNLTSLDKHGGDAQCCGSILQKPQDICCSSEDKEVLYSAEIGFRCCGHLYYNTTLWSCCAGGLRRIREPGQDQRKMINGSRLLSVNNLNKIDLCKEMHIGTVESVSLQSIVFRSVLKVHGMEAKVKALPFPYILERDDRCSSPKLIAGKTYYFNKVNVFIDFNHDSVLQSLHFIISKCSSQVTTG; translated from the exons ATGATTCCGTTTCGGGCTCTCGGATTTG TTTGTTTAATTATTGGCTTCAGCGCTGCATATG AGCCTGCAGCTGGAGCAAATGCAGCCTCCAAAAACCACTGTTCCCG AAAAGATTGCAATGGAATACAATATGACATCCAAGAGGCTGCTTGCTGTGAAAACAAACTTCATCCAGGTTCAAACCTGTTTTGTTGTGGAAAGGAGCCTTACAATCCTGGTACAGCCACTTGTTGTAAAGTTCAACATGGAAAGATCCTCACAG CCAGTGTTACTCAGGGTCTGAGTGAAAAGGTGTCCAAGTGCTGTGACCTGAAGGCCTACAACCCAGTCAATGAAATGTGTTGTCAATCAACCATCATATCAAAACCTGGACCAATGGCTGAATGCTGTGTTAAAG atgtttttgatgaggaCAAGCAGTTGTGTTGTGGTCCAGCTGATAATAAGACAATTCTGGTGAGGAATTCCCGTCACCATGAGTGCTGTGGTCACAGCCAGTACGACACTGagactcagtgctgctgttcaAATGAGGAGAAGATGGAGATACAATCGAAGGATTCATCCTGCTGTGTCAAGAATTTCACTCCAG GCCTTTCAAGTGGAAATACCACCTTCAACAAACCTTCACCAAAGCATGGATATTGTGGTGAAG AGATTTACGATATGGAAAATAAGTTGTGTTGTGGTCcaaataatgataaaaagatCCTGACAAAGAAGTCCAGAGATCATGTGTGCTGTCATCATGGCCAGTTCAACGTCAAAACTGAGTGCTGCTGTTATAACAATCATATTGCTGAAGTACAGTTGACGAATTCATCTTGCT GTATGAAACAGCAG atattCAAGCTCCAACCCAAATG CACTGAACCAAACACACATCTCTGTGGGTCGTCGTGTTACAATCCAAAGCAAAATCGCTGCTGTGAGAGTAACCACGAGCCTCACTCACTTGACAACTCAG GTCAAAGGAAGGCCACAGCCACCGTGTACAACCCACATACTCAGGTCTGCTGTGATGGACGTGTATCTCCGTGGAAGCCTTGGATCGATCAG TGCTGTGGAGAGACGCCGTATGGCTCGGCACAACGTGGAGCTCTGTCTTGTAATAAGACCTTGTACGAGGACAGATATGATGGAGAGGAATGTTCAGAGATGGGTATTCCTTACAACCCGGCTAAAGGGACCATATGTTGTTCTCAGTTTCATGGCAGCCCAGGACAACACTGCTGTGGGACAGAAATTTACCGGCCTCGTACTGAGATCTGCTGCAATGGACACAG ACATCTGAAATCAGAAAACATTCACTGCTGTGGGGTCAAAGCCTACAACATTAAAGACCCACAGATGAAGTGCTGTGCAGGAACACTGTACAATCTGACATCATTAGACAAGCATGGAGGGGATGCGCAGTGCTGTGGATCCATTCTGCAAAAGCCACAG GACATTTGCTGCTCAAGTGAGGACAAAGAGGTGCTCTACTCTGCCGAAATAGGGTTCAGATGCTGTGGTCACCTTTACTATAACACCACCCTGTGGTCATGCTGTGCTGGGGGGCTGAGAAGAATCCGTGAACCAGGACAGGATCAGAGAAAGATGATTAATG GATCCAGACTTCTATCTGTGAATAATCTGAACAAAATCGATCTTTGCAAAGAAA TGCACATTGGGACTGTGGAAAGTGTGTCGCTGCAGAGCATTGTGTTCAGGAGTGTGCTGAAGGTCCATGGGATGGAGGCCAAAGTGAAAGCTCTGCCTTTCCCTTACATCCTGGAAAGAGATGATCGCTGCAGCTCCCCTAAACTGATTGCTGGGAAGACCTACTACTTTAACAAAGTTAATGTTTTCATTGATTTCAATCATGACTCTGTTCTTCAGTCACTCCATTTCATTATTTCCAAATGTTCATCTCAGGTCACCACTGGCTGA
- the LOC102080642 gene encoding uncharacterized protein LOC102080642 isoform X3 produces the protein MCCQSTIISKPGPMAECCVKDVFDEDKQLCCGPADNKTILVRNSRHHECCGHSQYDTETQCCCSNEEKMEIQSKDSSCCVKNFTPGLSSGNTTFNKPSPKHGYCGEEIYDMENKLCCGPNNDKKILTKKSRDHVCCHHGQFNVKTECCCYNNHIAEVQLTNSSCCMKQQIFKLQPKCTEPNTHLCGSSCYNPKQNRCCESNHEPHSLDNSGQRKATATVYNPHTQVCCDGRVSPWKPWIDQCCGETPYGSAQRGALSCNKTLYEDRYDGEECSEMGIPYNPAKGTICCSQFHGSPGQHCCGTEIYRPRTEICCNGHRHLKSENIHCCGVKAYNIKDPQMKCCAGTLYNLTSLDKHGGDAQCCGSILQKPQDICCSSEDKEVLYSAEIGFRCCGHLYYNTTLWSCCAGGLRRIREPGQDQRKMINGSRLLSVNNLNKIDLCKEMHIGTVESVSLQSIVFRSVLKVHGMEAKVKALPFPYILERDDRCSSPKLIAGKTYYFNKVNVFIDFNHDSVLQSLHFIISKCSSQVTTG, from the exons ATGTGTTGTCAATCAACCATCATATCAAAACCTGGACCAATGGCTGAATGCTGTGTTAAAG atgtttttgatgaggaCAAGCAGTTGTGTTGTGGTCCAGCTGATAATAAGACAATTCTGGTGAGGAATTCCCGTCACCATGAGTGCTGTGGTCACAGCCAGTACGACACTGagactcagtgctgctgttcaAATGAGGAGAAGATGGAGATACAATCGAAGGATTCATCCTGCTGTGTCAAGAATTTCACTCCAG GCCTTTCAAGTGGAAATACCACCTTCAACAAACCTTCACCAAAGCATGGATATTGTGGTGAAG AGATTTACGATATGGAAAATAAGTTGTGTTGTGGTCcaaataatgataaaaagatCCTGACAAAGAAGTCCAGAGATCATGTGTGCTGTCATCATGGCCAGTTCAACGTCAAAACTGAGTGCTGCTGTTATAACAATCATATTGCTGAAGTACAGTTGACGAATTCATCTTGCT GTATGAAACAGCAG atattCAAGCTCCAACCCAAATG CACTGAACCAAACACACATCTCTGTGGGTCGTCGTGTTACAATCCAAAGCAAAATCGCTGCTGTGAGAGTAACCACGAGCCTCACTCACTTGACAACTCAG GTCAAAGGAAGGCCACAGCCACCGTGTACAACCCACATACTCAGGTCTGCTGTGATGGACGTGTATCTCCGTGGAAGCCTTGGATCGATCAG TGCTGTGGAGAGACGCCGTATGGCTCGGCACAACGTGGAGCTCTGTCTTGTAATAAGACCTTGTACGAGGACAGATATGATGGAGAGGAATGTTCAGAGATGGGTATTCCTTACAACCCGGCTAAAGGGACCATATGTTGTTCTCAGTTTCATGGCAGCCCAGGACAACACTGCTGTGGGACAGAAATTTACCGGCCTCGTACTGAGATCTGCTGCAATGGACACAG ACATCTGAAATCAGAAAACATTCACTGCTGTGGGGTCAAAGCCTACAACATTAAAGACCCACAGATGAAGTGCTGTGCAGGAACACTGTACAATCTGACATCATTAGACAAGCATGGAGGGGATGCGCAGTGCTGTGGATCCATTCTGCAAAAGCCACAG GACATTTGCTGCTCAAGTGAGGACAAAGAGGTGCTCTACTCTGCCGAAATAGGGTTCAGATGCTGTGGTCACCTTTACTATAACACCACCCTGTGGTCATGCTGTGCTGGGGGGCTGAGAAGAATCCGTGAACCAGGACAGGATCAGAGAAAGATGATTAATG GATCCAGACTTCTATCTGTGAATAATCTGAACAAAATCGATCTTTGCAAAGAAA TGCACATTGGGACTGTGGAAAGTGTGTCGCTGCAGAGCATTGTGTTCAGGAGTGTGCTGAAGGTCCATGGGATGGAGGCCAAAGTGAAAGCTCTGCCTTTCCCTTACATCCTGGAAAGAGATGATCGCTGCAGCTCCCCTAAACTGATTGCTGGGAAGACCTACTACTTTAACAAAGTTAATGTTTTCATTGATTTCAATCATGACTCTGTTCTTCAGTCACTCCATTTCATTATTTCCAAATGTTCATCTCAGGTCACCACTGGCTGA
- the LOC102080642 gene encoding uncharacterized protein LOC102080642 isoform X2 — translation MIPFRALGFVCLIIGFSAAYEPAAGANAASKNHCSRKDCNGIQYDIQEAACCENKLHPGSNLFCCGKEPYNPGTATCCKVQHGKILTASVTQGLSEKVSKCCDLKAYNPVNEMCCQSTIISKPGPMAECCVKDVFDEDKQLCCGPADNKTILVRNSRHHECCGHSQYDTETQCCCSNEEKMEIQSKDSSCCVKNFTPGLSSGNTTFNKPSPKHGYCGEEIYDMENKLCCGPNNDKKILTKKSRDHVCCHHGQFNVKTECCCYNNHIAEVQLTNSSCCMKQQIFKLQPKCTEPNTHLCGSSCYNPKQNRCCESNHEPHSLDNSGQRKATATVYNPHTQVCCDGRVSPWKPWIDQFHGSPGQHCCGTEIYRPRTEICCNGHRHLKSENIHCCGVKAYNIKDPQMKCCAGTLYNLTSLDKHGGDAQCCGSILQKPQDICCSSEDKEVLYSAEIGFRCCGHLYYNTTLWSCCAGGLRRIREPGQDQRKMINGSRLLSVNNLNKIDLCKEMHIGTVESVSLQSIVFRSVLKVHGMEAKVKALPFPYILERDDRCSSPKLIAGKTYYFNKVNVFIDFNHDSVLQSLHFIISKCSSQVTTG, via the exons ATGATTCCGTTTCGGGCTCTCGGATTTG TTTGTTTAATTATTGGCTTCAGCGCTGCATATG AGCCTGCAGCTGGAGCAAATGCAGCCTCCAAAAACCACTGTTCCCG AAAAGATTGCAATGGAATACAATATGACATCCAAGAGGCTGCTTGCTGTGAAAACAAACTTCATCCAGGTTCAAACCTGTTTTGTTGTGGAAAGGAGCCTTACAATCCTGGTACAGCCACTTGTTGTAAAGTTCAACATGGAAAGATCCTCACAG CCAGTGTTACTCAGGGTCTGAGTGAAAAGGTGTCCAAGTGCTGTGACCTGAAGGCCTACAACCCAGTCAATGAAATGTGTTGTCAATCAACCATCATATCAAAACCTGGACCAATGGCTGAATGCTGTGTTAAAG atgtttttgatgaggaCAAGCAGTTGTGTTGTGGTCCAGCTGATAATAAGACAATTCTGGTGAGGAATTCCCGTCACCATGAGTGCTGTGGTCACAGCCAGTACGACACTGagactcagtgctgctgttcaAATGAGGAGAAGATGGAGATACAATCGAAGGATTCATCCTGCTGTGTCAAGAATTTCACTCCAG GCCTTTCAAGTGGAAATACCACCTTCAACAAACCTTCACCAAAGCATGGATATTGTGGTGAAG AGATTTACGATATGGAAAATAAGTTGTGTTGTGGTCcaaataatgataaaaagatCCTGACAAAGAAGTCCAGAGATCATGTGTGCTGTCATCATGGCCAGTTCAACGTCAAAACTGAGTGCTGCTGTTATAACAATCATATTGCTGAAGTACAGTTGACGAATTCATCTTGCT GTATGAAACAGCAG atattCAAGCTCCAACCCAAATG CACTGAACCAAACACACATCTCTGTGGGTCGTCGTGTTACAATCCAAAGCAAAATCGCTGCTGTGAGAGTAACCACGAGCCTCACTCACTTGACAACTCAG GTCAAAGGAAGGCCACAGCCACCGTGTACAACCCACATACTCAGGTCTGCTGTGATGGACGTGTATCTCCGTGGAAGCCTTGGATCGATCAG TTTCATGGCAGCCCAGGACAACACTGCTGTGGGACAGAAATTTACCGGCCTCGTACTGAGATCTGCTGCAATGGACACAG ACATCTGAAATCAGAAAACATTCACTGCTGTGGGGTCAAAGCCTACAACATTAAAGACCCACAGATGAAGTGCTGTGCAGGAACACTGTACAATCTGACATCATTAGACAAGCATGGAGGGGATGCGCAGTGCTGTGGATCCATTCTGCAAAAGCCACAG GACATTTGCTGCTCAAGTGAGGACAAAGAGGTGCTCTACTCTGCCGAAATAGGGTTCAGATGCTGTGGTCACCTTTACTATAACACCACCCTGTGGTCATGCTGTGCTGGGGGGCTGAGAAGAATCCGTGAACCAGGACAGGATCAGAGAAAGATGATTAATG GATCCAGACTTCTATCTGTGAATAATCTGAACAAAATCGATCTTTGCAAAGAAA TGCACATTGGGACTGTGGAAAGTGTGTCGCTGCAGAGCATTGTGTTCAGGAGTGTGCTGAAGGTCCATGGGATGGAGGCCAAAGTGAAAGCTCTGCCTTTCCCTTACATCCTGGAAAGAGATGATCGCTGCAGCTCCCCTAAACTGATTGCTGGGAAGACCTACTACTTTAACAAAGTTAATGTTTTCATTGATTTCAATCATGACTCTGTTCTTCAGTCACTCCATTTCATTATTTCCAAATGTTCATCTCAGGTCACCACTGGCTGA